A region from the Deinococcus misasensis DSM 22328 genome encodes:
- a CDS encoding VOC family protein has translation MLKHVSFITTDADRLMAFYLLLEGQITKDETHPEEKLRRVVLQFEGGTLQFFQPAEGPFPTQPANWMEHIAFIVDDFDGIHDRLKEQGVVFSREITRSPSGKRMFFVLDPDGRQLEILESSGRKILASVER, from the coding sequence ATGCTCAAACACGTTTCTTTCATCACCACCGATGCAGACCGATTGATGGCTTTTTACCTGCTGCTGGAAGGCCAGATCACCAAAGACGAGACCCATCCAGAGGAAAAACTGCGGCGTGTGGTGCTGCAATTCGAAGGGGGCACCTTGCAGTTTTTTCAGCCAGCAGAAGGACCTTTTCCCACCCAACCTGCCAACTGGATGGAACACATCGCTTTCATTGTGGATGACTTTGATGGGATCCATGACCGTCTGAAAGAACAGGGAGTGGTTTTTTCAAGAGAAATCACCCGCTCCCCCTCAGGAAAGCGGATGTTCTTTGTGCTGGATCCAGATGGCCGTCAGCTGGAAATTTTGGAGTCCTCAGGACGCAAAATTCTTGCCTCGGTCGAACGGTAA
- a CDS encoding LacI family DNA-binding transcriptional regulator, which produces MKNNVTINAVAREAGVSISTVSRVLNGTASVVPEKRIKVEDAMLKLGYRTQLVASHRSTSKLKSIGVMLQDLTSTYYTHAISGIEQALQDTGHHPVFISGHWNPTTEQEALEILLDRQVAGLIVIGGYLSEDHLRTLVRQIPTVILDRRVKGLEKQCIPMNNTLGAYMATRHLLDLGHRQIAHVTGMAGNQDALERLNGYRQALQDAGVPFDPNLVIQGDFRELSGILAVEILLSRNVQFSAIFCANDQMAYGVRLALFRKGIRVPQDISLVGFDDIAGSDYITPPLTTIRHPIFEMGFAAGKGLLKVLSQQPFPHFPEFAPALVVRESTTMLFKPRHQPQKRFDF; this is translated from the coding sequence ATGAAAAACAATGTCACCATCAATGCGGTGGCCCGTGAAGCTGGGGTGTCCATCAGCACGGTGTCAAGGGTGCTCAATGGCACAGCCAGTGTGGTCCCCGAGAAGCGCATCAAAGTGGAAGATGCCATGCTGAAGCTCGGCTACCGCACCCAACTGGTGGCGAGTCACCGCAGCACCAGCAAACTGAAAAGCATTGGCGTGATGTTGCAGGACCTCACCAGCACCTATTACACCCATGCCATCTCGGGCATTGAGCAGGCGTTGCAGGACACCGGGCACCATCCGGTGTTCATCAGTGGACACTGGAACCCCACTACCGAGCAAGAAGCCCTTGAAATCCTGCTGGACCGTCAGGTGGCCGGTTTGATTGTGATTGGCGGTTACCTCTCCGAAGACCACCTGCGCACCCTGGTTCGCCAGATCCCCACGGTGATTCTGGACCGCAGGGTGAAAGGTCTGGAAAAGCAGTGCATCCCCATGAACAACACCCTCGGGGCTTACATGGCCACCCGGCACCTGCTGGACCTCGGCCACCGCCAGATTGCCCATGTGACCGGAATGGCCGGAAATCAGGACGCTCTGGAACGCCTGAATGGATACCGTCAGGCCCTGCAAGACGCAGGTGTGCCTTTCGATCCCAATCTGGTGATTCAAGGGGATTTTCGAGAACTCTCTGGCATTCTGGCTGTCGAGATCCTGCTCAGCCGCAATGTGCAGTTTTCAGCGATCTTCTGTGCCAACGACCAGATGGCTTATGGGGTGCGCCTTGCCCTGTTCAGAAAAGGCATCCGTGTGCCACAAGACATTTCTCTGGTCGGCTTCGATGACATTGCCGGGTCGGACTACATCACCCCGCCCCTCACCACCATCCGTCACCCGATCTTTGAAATGGGTTTTGCTGCAGGAAAAGGCCTCCTGAAAGTGCTGTCTCAGCAACCTTTCCCGCATTTCCCCGAGTTTGCGCCCGCTCTGGTGGTGCGTGAATCCACCACCATGCTGTTCAAACCCCGCCACCA
- a CDS encoding AI-2E family transporter, which produces MTNAFLEVWRNPWVRVAVFALSIYLFFQFLQTITSVILVFLFAYLIAYLFNPMLDWLQKRRVRRGVGILLVILLLVAFVVLGIFILIAVVNQLTSFAQQLPQLIESGGTFFRGLLKRFNDFEQVPWIAQYSDQLGEMWQRNVSTLSQNALKFFQGLLQQSGTFLGNFANSVLQGVFILILSIYLMSDYHRVNQTLLKIFPERWQPKVLELSAQVNTAIGGYLRGQITIATIVGSIVGIGLAIIGVPSALALGFIAGLFNIIPYLGVIIAIVPTILLALSVNWVTAVLSVVVFIVANQLEGNVFSPMILGRTTNLHPATVLLSILVGVTVLGIWGALLAVPLVALGKLLMQNYYYTSRFYRSTEARILRPEDSKISS; this is translated from the coding sequence TGTGGCGCAACCCCTGGGTCAGGGTGGCTGTGTTTGCACTGAGCATCTACCTGTTTTTTCAATTCTTGCAGACCATCACCAGCGTGATTCTGGTGTTTCTGTTCGCCTACTTGATTGCTTACCTCTTCAACCCCATGCTGGACTGGCTGCAAAAAAGGCGGGTGCGGCGTGGGGTGGGGATCTTGCTGGTGATTTTGCTGCTGGTGGCTTTTGTGGTGCTGGGGATTTTCATCCTGATTGCGGTGGTCAACCAGCTCACTTCATTTGCCCAGCAACTTCCCCAGCTCATTGAATCGGGGGGCACCTTTTTCAGAGGATTGCTCAAGCGGTTCAATGACTTTGAGCAGGTTCCTTGGATTGCCCAGTATTCAGACCAGTTGGGCGAGATGTGGCAACGCAATGTTTCCACGTTGTCTCAGAATGCTTTGAAGTTTTTTCAGGGTTTGTTGCAACAATCCGGAACTTTTCTGGGCAATTTCGCCAACTCGGTGCTGCAAGGGGTTTTCATTCTGATCCTGTCCATTTACCTGATGTCCGATTACCACCGGGTGAACCAGACCCTCTTGAAAATTTTTCCTGAGCGCTGGCAGCCCAAAGTGCTGGAACTCAGTGCGCAGGTGAACACCGCCATTGGGGGTTACCTGAGGGGCCAGATCACCATTGCCACCATTGTGGGTTCGATTGTGGGGATTGGGCTGGCCATCATTGGGGTGCCTTCTGCACTGGCGCTTGGGTTCATTGCAGGTTTGTTCAACATCATCCCTTATCTGGGGGTGATCATTGCCATTGTGCCGACCATTTTGCTGGCCCTGTCGGTGAACTGGGTGACAGCGGTGCTGTCGGTGGTGGTGTTCATTGTGGCCAACCAGCTGGAAGGGAATGTGTTCTCTCCGATGATTCTGGGTCGCACCACCAATTTGCACCCTGCCACGGTGTTGCTCAGCATTCTGGTGGGCGTCACCGTTCTGGGCATCTGGGGGGCTTTGCTGGCTGTTCCTCTGGTGGCTCTGGGCAAACTGCTGATGCAAAACTACTACTACACCAGTCGCTTTTACCGTTCGACCGAGGCAAGAATTTTGCGTCCTGAGGACTCCAAAATTTCCAGCTGA